A stretch of DNA from Telopea speciosissima isolate NSW1024214 ecotype Mountain lineage chromosome 5, Tspe_v1, whole genome shotgun sequence:
TTGGATATTGGACTTTGAATGTTAGTGAAGGAATAAAGAACGCATTGCATTTAAGTCAGTACATTTCCATTTATTTCTCAAAGAATATGCGACTTACTTGATTTTAATGTTCAATCAATTTGATATATCATCATCTAAACTTTCCATTGAATTGATCAATCCGATGGGGGTGTCAATTATAATACCTTCCACATCAGATCTTACCCAACTAAGACTggcatcaccatcatcctctaAATGTTCTACATATTGTCTATATTGTAATGTACTCTGTGTATATGTCTGATCTAAATCATCACGATCCGGATCCTGCTGTCCCATATCAAAAATATCCCTACTTTTAGGCCTCATGGTAACTTGCCATTCAGGCCTATGAGAATCTACAATGTAAAACACTTGCTCTGCTTGTGATGGAAGTACAAATGGTTTGGCAAGCTGATCTCGGCTACTATACAATAAATGGTTAAAATTGACAAGTACAAAccccaactcatcttcctctaCTCCCTTTCTGTTATCAGCCCAATCACAATGAAATAATATTACTTTGAGATCCTCTACATATTCCAATTCAACTACTTTTTTCAACAAACCATAATACGTGATAATTCCTTCAATAGGATGTCTATCTCTTGAACTAGAGTAATCTTCTGAAATTGCCGTAATAAGGACCCCGCTATTTTGAGTTTTCCTATGCTTCTCATGTGACTTACTACGAAACTTGATGCCATTATAGATGTATTCATTATAACTTCTCACATCCAAGTTAGGACCTCGAGCAAGCCATCTGATATGATGAGGCACCTCCTCCCCATTCTGGCGTAAATGCAAGATCTGATGAcacaatattaagccacatataAGAAGATATAGGCTCTAACCTAGCTCCCAAACAATTGAAATGTGTTGTACTTACATGCTCATTGAACCAAGCTGGAAACTCCTTAGCATGTCTTGTCGAAATAAGATGTGGGCGAGCTTTACGACCCATTAATCTTTGCAACTTCTCTTTGTGGAGCCTAGATATATGTACATAATTTTCTTAAGAACTATTACTTTCTCataaacatataaaatataaagtttaatcaaatataaatatattgtaAATAGAACATTGATATGTAATACTTACTTTCGGTATTCATTTAATCCATCATAGTTCTTTAGCACGTACCGATGAGCCTGGTCCCTTTCTTGAATGTCTAGTCGTAATATCTCACACTTCCCTACAGGCCTACCTGTTCTTGAGAAAATAGAGATTGGATGTTCTAGTTCTCGTTGAACCCGCATTTCGATCGCTCTATTCGACCTTGTTTCCACACCTTCAAAGTATCTAGAGCGAGAAAGTCAAACACTCATCCCCAATGTATCCTCTCGCTATTGATCCCTCGGCCGACTAAGATTGCGCACGTAGTCCTTAAGTTGTTTAAGGAACCTAAACACAAATAAATTTATGACATTATTTAATGATCATAATATGAAACCTACACTAGTAGCTTCACTTTTTAAGCCAAAAATTTCACACTAACCTCTCTATTGGATACATCCAATGGTATTGTACTGGACCAGCCAAGCTAGCTTCATGGGctaaatgaataatcaagtgaaCCATAATATCAAAGAATGAAGGTGGGAAAAGCTTTTCCATATTGCTAAGTGTTATGCCAACACTTTCACCAAGCCTCTTAAAGTCCTCCTCTTTCCCAACTTTACTATACAAATCCCGAAAAAATACACATAATTGTATTAATATAATGGTAACATTCTTAGGCAACACACCACGCAATGCTACCGGAAGAAGTTGTTGCATCATGATATAACAATCATGGCTCTTCATTCCTAATATGTTACGTTCTTGCACACACCGTGAGATATTACTGCAAAGGCCATCTGGAACTTTTACACCCCTTAAAACGGAACAAAACAAATCTTTGTCAGCAGTAGACATTGTGTAGCATGCTAGAGGTATGAATATTTTATCCTTCCCTTCAATAAACTTTGGGTGAAGAAATGATCGTATTTCGATCTCTCTCAGATCTAAACGTGCCTTCACGTTATCCTTTGTCTTTTTTTTAAGATCCAATAATGTGCCAATGATACTATCACATACATTCTTCTCAATATGCATCACGTCTAAATTGTGATGGATTAGATTAGATCTCCAGTATGGCAATTCAAAGAATatactcttcttctttcaattaaATGGAAGTTTTGGCTGTTTTAACTTCCTtcgcctcttcttcttcttcccatgctTGTCAATaatatctttcccaaataaagGAAACTGAACACCTTCCAGCTCCTCCAAAATATCGTAACCCGATAGTGGCTTTGGTTGTAGTTCATGTTCCTCATAGCCATCAAAGCTCTTTTTATCACGTCGAAATCTATGTCCTTGGGGAAGGAATCGACGATGACCTAAATAATAGTGTTTCCTCCCATATTTAAGCCAACGAGAAGTAGTATTCTTGTTGCAGCATGGACAAGCGAAAACACCTTTAGTACTCCAACCCGATAATACCGCATAAGCCGGGAAATCATTAATGGTCCATAACAAACATGCATTTAGCTTAAACTTCTCCTTCTTATATGCATCGTAATTTACAACCCCAGTGTTCCATAATTCTTTCAACTCTTCTATCAATGGCTgtaaatatatatctatatcaTTGCCAAGTTGTCGTGGTCTAGGAATAAGCAAAGTAAGCATGAGATACTCTGGCTTCATACACATCCATGGTGGCAAATTGTAAGGCATCACAACAACAGGCCATATGCTATACTTTACACTCATTGACTTGAACGGGTTGAATCCATCAATAGCTAATCCAAGTCTGATATTACGAGGCTCCTCACTAAAAGTAGGATGCAACTTATCAAACTCTTTCCACGCTTGCCCATCAGCTGGGTGTCGTAACCTTTGATCATTTGTACGACCCTCGTAGTGCCACCTCATGTTAAATGAGGTTTTAGACGACATGTATAACCTTTGCAACCTTGGGATCAATGGAAAATGGCGTAATGTCTTAGCCGGGATTTTCTTATCTACTGATGTATATCTTGAAGTACCACATTTGGAGCAAGTCGTGGCTTTCTCTTGTCCCTTCCAATACAACATACAATCATTTGGGCACACATCAATCTTGTGGTAATTAAGCCCCAAGTCCTTGATGATTTTCTTTGTTTCGTACATATTATTTGGTAAAGTATTCGGCTCGGGAAGTGCCTCTTGCAACAACTCTAACAGCATTGTGAATGCTTTGTCGGTCATTTTGCAAAGGCATTTTATGTGATATATACGAAGAATGAAGGACAGTCTGGTAAACTTCATGCATCCTGGATACAACTCCTTCTTTGCATCTTCCATCAATCGATCAAATTTATCGCCGA
This window harbors:
- the LOC122663086 gene encoding uncharacterized protein LOC122663086; amino-acid sequence: MVHEEGETYDVTHTMLNEMRGINTNEEIEDGVTGECTEGGSTIGDKFDRLMEDAKKELYPGCMKFTRLSFILRIYHIKCLCKMTDKAFTMLLELLQEALPEPNTLPNNMYETKKIIKDLGLNYHKIDVCPNDCMLYWKGQEKATTCSKCGTSRYTSVDKKIPAKTLRHFPLIPRLQRLYMSSKTSFNMRWHYEGRTNDQRLRHPADGQAWKEFDKLHPTFSEEPRNIRLGLAIDGFNPFKSMSVKYSIWPVVVMPYNLPPWMCMKPEYLMLTLLIPRPRQLGNDIDIYLQPLIEELKELWNTGVVNYDAYKKEKFKLNACLLWTINDFPAYAVLSGWSTKGVFACPCCNKNTTSRWLKYGRKHYYLGHRRFLPQGHRFRRDKKSFDGYEEHELQPKPLSGYDILEELEGVQFPLFGKDIIDKHGKKKKRRRKLKQPKLPFN